From a single Acidimicrobiia bacterium genomic region:
- a CDS encoding ABC transporter permease encodes MSGYHANAFTKGSPLGRYVIKRFVQMVVLFLVFFALSWIALQAIPGNSIEQQLRLNPNLPPEAITQALARRGLDKPPLEQFWIYTKNFFTGDLGVSWSRYPQPVSKLIAERLPRTVMLFSVALLFQYLIGFQAGKYLAWRRNKRGEIAITIAGVSLFTVFYPWFGLMMILLFAVKLGWVPTNGFIVEATWRDAPVSANHVMVVMFFSLLAVTAFIGLTSWASSRLDRPNQRRLVKIGAWVVGLGGFWLFWATNKYLVYAKDVAIHLVLPVSVLTMVGFAGVMLITRTSMLETMKEDFVTTARAKGLSEAMVRDRHAARTALLPVSTSLVLAVATVIDGGIITESVFGWPGMGQLLLASVVSEDIPVALAAFSFTGILALLGHFAADILYGVLDPRIRVTSQG; translated from the coding sequence GTGAGCGGGTATCATGCCAACGCCTTTACGAAAGGATCTCCGTTGGGCCGATACGTGATCAAGCGATTCGTGCAAATGGTTGTGCTGTTCCTGGTCTTCTTTGCCTTGTCGTGGATCGCCCTTCAGGCGATCCCTGGGAACAGCATTGAGCAGCAGCTTCGCTTGAATCCCAACTTGCCGCCGGAGGCCATCACGCAGGCGTTGGCCCGTCGTGGCCTCGACAAACCTCCTCTTGAGCAGTTTTGGATTTATACAAAAAACTTCTTCACCGGTGATCTTGGCGTTAGCTGGTCGCGCTACCCGCAGCCGGTGAGCAAGCTTATCGCCGAGAGATTACCGCGGACGGTGATGCTGTTCTCGGTCGCATTGTTGTTTCAGTATCTGATCGGTTTCCAGGCAGGCAAGTATCTCGCCTGGCGTCGGAACAAGCGAGGTGAGATAGCGATCACCATTGCCGGAGTCTCCCTGTTCACGGTCTTCTATCCGTGGTTCGGCCTCATGATGATCCTCCTGTTTGCGGTCAAGCTCGGATGGGTTCCGACCAACGGCTTCATCGTCGAGGCGACCTGGCGGGATGCTCCGGTTTCGGCCAATCACGTAATGGTCGTCATGTTCTTCTCGTTGCTGGCGGTGACCGCCTTCATCGGACTCACCTCCTGGGCTTCGAGTCGCCTTGACCGGCCGAATCAACGTCGGTTGGTCAAGATCGGGGCCTGGGTGGTTGGCCTCGGCGGGTTCTGGTTGTTCTGGGCGACCAACAAGTACCTGGTGTACGCCAAAGATGTGGCGATTCATCTCGTCCTGCCGGTAAGTGTCCTCACCATGGTCGGGTTTGCCGGTGTCATGCTCATTACCCGCACCTCGATGTTGGAAACCATGAAGGAAGACTTTGTCACCACGGCGAGAGCCAAAGGCTTGAGTGAGGCGATGGTCCGTGACCGGCACGCCGCCCGCACCGCTCTCCTGCCGGTCTCGACCTCGCTCGTCCTGGCGGTCGCTACGGTCATCGACGGGGGGATCATCACCGAGTCGGTTTTCGGTTGGCCAGGCATGGGTCAGCTACTTTTGGCGTCTGTGGTTTCCGAAGACATACCGGTTGCGCTGGCCGCTTTCTCCTTCACGGGCATCCTGGCCCTGCTGGGCCACTTTGCAGCCGACATCCTGTACGGGGTGCTTGATCCCCGTATCCGAGTCACGAGTCAGGGGTAA
- a CDS encoding ABC transporter substrate-binding protein, translated as MTVRASSKFPWRFVALLAVFAMIAAACGGTTSDTTAAPGDDVTDTTTGTDTTDTTMTDDTTPPSAEGFEYKIAVIEDFTTDNYWTYLDTDNSVYNGYLLGGQAAAVYTQVAPSFTLAPAMAVDAVPPIGAADGDNWVISVSLREGLTWSDGEAIDANDVAFTFNTVKDLGLGGNWLGSIPLATDDDPATADVDESAVGLLSVEATDDYTVVYTFNGAPGLPLWQYGAAQFPVMPEHFWGPIVASSADAETFEASSGAGAPSAGGFTFTSREEGAFARLSAAPYYDTGAKTVVYENGAVEYTSPAGVTESYGGTPEGEVISEDVVGPYASEVVFTVTGGQDQAVLALTEGEVDFWLTPLGVQRGFLDRILAESDLEVITNPNSGFRYLSFNTRNFPMSDTGFRQAIACMIDKEFMANNVLQGVAISLDTTVPPANSYWHNADIKAICAGLSQEERVAQAVQILKDAGWTWDVEPAWDADNLDVIPKGEGLKLNGEAIGDLTVLAPGPGYDPLRATYSLFIEDWAQDLGIPLSAEPTGFNVIVEKTFGPTDWDMYILGWGTGVFPDYVVDFFESSQDSAEGGFNTPGFKNAEFDALAAEFKQATELADAQQLIFQMEEIIATEVPYVVLFTTPVLEAYRNNLSFPFTAGLGGIQQWNGSQASVRSSQ; from the coding sequence ATGACGGTGAGAGCCTCATCGAAGTTTCCATGGCGGTTCGTAGCACTCCTGGCAGTATTTGCCATGATTGCCGCGGCCTGCGGTGGCACAACGAGTGACACAACGGCAGCGCCTGGCGATGACGTTACAGACACGACAACTGGAACAGATACAACTGACACGACCATGACGGACGATACGACTCCGCCATCGGCCGAAGGGTTCGAGTACAAGATCGCGGTGATTGAAGACTTCACCACGGACAACTACTGGACCTACCTTGACACTGACAACTCGGTGTACAACGGATACTTGCTCGGTGGACAGGCTGCTGCCGTCTACACCCAGGTGGCTCCCAGCTTCACGCTGGCGCCAGCCATGGCTGTTGACGCAGTGCCGCCGATCGGCGCAGCTGATGGTGACAACTGGGTCATCTCGGTTTCGTTGCGTGAAGGTTTGACATGGTCCGATGGCGAAGCCATCGACGCCAATGACGTCGCTTTCACCTTCAACACCGTTAAAGACCTTGGCCTTGGTGGTAACTGGCTGGGTTCGATTCCTCTGGCAACAGATGATGATCCGGCAACCGCTGACGTCGACGAGTCGGCTGTTGGCCTGCTTTCGGTTGAAGCCACCGATGACTACACGGTCGTCTACACCTTCAATGGTGCTCCTGGCCTGCCGCTCTGGCAGTACGGTGCCGCTCAGTTCCCGGTCATGCCAGAGCACTTCTGGGGTCCGATCGTCGCCTCTTCGGCTGACGCAGAGACCTTTGAAGCCTCCTCCGGTGCCGGCGCTCCCTCCGCTGGTGGGTTCACCTTCACGAGCCGTGAAGAAGGGGCCTTTGCTCGTTTGAGCGCAGCCCCGTATTACGACACCGGTGCGAAAACCGTGGTCTACGAGAACGGTGCTGTCGAGTACACCAGCCCGGCTGGGGTAACCGAGTCGTACGGTGGCACGCCCGAAGGAGAAGTTATCTCCGAGGATGTTGTCGGTCCGTATGCGAGCGAAGTTGTGTTCACCGTGACCGGTGGACAGGACCAGGCCGTGTTGGCGCTTACCGAAGGCGAAGTTGACTTCTGGTTGACACCCCTCGGTGTACAGCGCGGGTTCCTGGATCGCATTCTTGCCGAGTCTGACCTTGAGGTCATCACGAACCCGAACTCGGGCTTCCGTTACCTCTCGTTCAATACTCGCAACTTCCCGATGTCTGACACCGGTTTCCGTCAGGCAATTGCTTGCATGATCGACAAGGAGTTCATGGCGAACAACGTCCTTCAGGGCGTCGCCATTTCCCTTGACACGACCGTGCCTCCTGCCAACTCTTACTGGCATAACGCCGACATTAAGGCGATTTGTGCCGGACTGAGCCAGGAAGAGCGCGTCGCCCAGGCCGTCCAGATCCTCAAGGATGCTGGTTGGACGTGGGACGTCGAGCCTGCATGGGATGCCGACAACTTGGACGTCATCCCGAAGGGTGAAGGCCTCAAGCTAAACGGCGAAGCCATTGGCGATCTGACCGTGTTGGCTCCTGGACCTGGGTACGACCCGCTCCGTGCGACCTACTCGCTGTTCATTGAAGACTGGGCTCAGGACCTCGGTATTCCGTTGTCCGCCGAGCCGACTGGCTTCAACGTCATCGTCGAGAAGACGTTCGGTCCTACCGACTGGGATATGTATATCCTCGGTTGGGGTACCGGCGTCTTCCCGGACTATGTCGTCGACTTCTTCGAGTCGTCACAGGATTCGGCTGAAGGTGGCTTCAACACGCCAGGCTTCAAGAATGCCGAATTCGACGCTCTGGCAGCCGAGTTCAAGCAAGCTACCGAACTGGCCGATGCTCAGCAACTGATCTTCCAGATGGAAGAAATCATCGCGACAGAAGTGCCATACGTGGTGCTCTTCACGACTCCAGTTCTTGAGGCCTATCGCAACAACCTCTCCTTCCCGTTCACAGCGGGTCTGGGTGGTATCCAGCAATGGAACGGTTCGCAAGCCTCAGTCCGGTCTTCGCAGTAA